The following is a genomic window from Enterobacter cloacae.
GGCAGCGAGGGCGAGGGCGGCAAACAGTTTTTTCATGATGAACTCCTGTGATTAATAGAAAAATGGCATGACGTAGGGAAATCCGAGCGAGACCAGGACCAGCGCGGCCACGATCCAGAAAATGAGCTTGTAAGTAGCTCGCACTTGGGGAATCGCGCAGACCTCACCCGGTTTGCAGGCTTGCGCCGGGCGGTAGATGCGCCGCCAGGCGAAAAACAGCGCGACCAGCGCTGCGCCGATGAAGATCGGGCGATAGGGTTCCAGCACCGTCAGGTTGCCGATCCA
Proteins encoded in this region:
- the merT gene encoding mercuric transport protein gives rise to the protein MSEPQKSEPQNGRGALFAGGLAAILASACCLGPLVLIALGFSGAWIGNLTVLEPYRPIFIGAALVALFFAWRRIYRPAQACKPGEVCAIPQVRATYKLIFWIVAALVLVSLGFPYVMPFFY